One genomic region from Yersinia canariae encodes:
- a CDS encoding GGDEF domain-containing protein, translating to MQSELNMNSHSYDQLLKSKHRLSLLLFLFLNASSAIFSMILPSPETPVVTLPIIMITVISLSAAAYLIFISKNYADKLNLFSIIIGVLWAWQVILKYEYLGANENNYLLLSLFTIFFIGTIALSDNFLAFCLHSAPSALTVIFLDDFQNIFRIIFTIMLPLIGFSLHHLMLRRSDDFTRKLVVHLYNEREKFSDLSMIDPLTSLYNRRGLENKLETLLAQSPGNHYVLLLDIDHFKAYNDNYGHTMGDQALVRVAAAIRDAVRSRDIVVRYGGEEFLVLLTHVSEEYATQLAERVRQRVLSLDIPHVFNHKVSTTVTLSAGISPLQSYDLASSLKAADEALYRAKKDGRNKVAFAEDNLSKIESPLG from the coding sequence ATGCAGAGTGAATTGAACATGAATAGCCATTCCTACGATCAGCTTCTGAAAAGTAAGCATCGGCTCTCTTTATTGCTTTTTCTATTTCTTAATGCGTCGTCAGCTATTTTTAGTATGATATTACCGTCCCCTGAAACGCCCGTCGTGACATTACCTATCATCATGATCACGGTTATCAGTCTCAGCGCAGCTGCATATTTGATTTTCATTTCGAAGAATTATGCCGATAAATTGAATTTATTTTCAATTATCATAGGCGTACTTTGGGCCTGGCAAGTCATTCTGAAATACGAGTATCTGGGGGCAAATGAAAATAACTACTTATTACTTAGTCTGTTTACGATTTTCTTTATCGGCACAATTGCCCTATCTGATAACTTTCTCGCTTTTTGTTTGCATTCCGCCCCCTCTGCATTAACTGTTATTTTTTTGGATGACTTCCAAAATATTTTCCGCATCATATTCACAATTATGCTGCCTCTGATTGGCTTCTCTTTGCATCATTTAATGTTGCGCCGTAGTGATGATTTCACCCGTAAACTTGTTGTACACCTTTATAATGAAAGAGAAAAATTCAGTGATTTAAGCATGATAGATCCGCTCACCAGTTTATATAACCGCCGTGGATTGGAAAATAAACTGGAGACATTACTCGCGCAGTCTCCCGGTAATCATTATGTATTACTACTGGATATCGACCATTTTAAGGCCTATAACGATAACTATGGTCATACCATGGGAGACCAAGCTCTAGTGCGGGTGGCGGCAGCGATTCGTGATGCTGTGCGTTCGCGTGATATCGTGGTGCGCTATGGTGGCGAAGAGTTTTTAGTGTTGCTGACACATGTAAGCGAAGAGTATGCCACCCAGTTAGCTGAGCGTGTACGGCAGCGAGTATTAAGCCTTGATATTCCACATGTTTTCAATCACAAAGTGTCCACGACCGTCACCTTAAGCGCGGGGATATCTCCTTTGCAATCCTATGATCTGGCCTCTTCACTCAAAGCTGCGGATGAAGCACTTTATCGGGCTAAAAAAGATGGGCGAAATAAGGTCGCGTTTGCCGAAGATAATTTATCAAAGATTGAATCCCCCCTCGGATAA
- a CDS encoding aminoimidazole riboside kinase, which translates to MENTVWVLGDAVIDLVPENSNSYLKCPGGAPANVAVGIARLGGKSAFIGRVGQDSFGRFMQQVLQQENVDIRAMTLDSNHRTSTVVVDLDQQGERTFTFMVVPSADLFLQPDDLPEFKPKQWLHLCSIALSQEPSRSTAFEAMRRIKADGGWVSFDPNIRADIWREPQELLPCLQQALQLADVVKLSREELDFICPNQDIATAMEHFMADYCCKLLLVTLGAEGVWVHNRREVKKYASWKITPVDTTGAGDAFVAGLLAGLSQQPDWYQSRDLSAVIKQAQACGALATTAKGAMTALPNALELLHFLQREH; encoded by the coding sequence ATGGAAAATACCGTTTGGGTTTTAGGCGATGCTGTAATTGATCTCGTCCCTGAAAATTCAAATAGTTACCTTAAATGTCCGGGTGGAGCTCCGGCCAATGTTGCAGTGGGCATTGCCAGATTGGGCGGCAAAAGTGCATTTATTGGTCGAGTTGGGCAAGACAGCTTTGGCCGCTTTATGCAGCAAGTTTTACAGCAGGAAAATGTTGATATCCGCGCAATGACACTGGATTCGAATCACCGAACCTCAACCGTGGTCGTGGATTTGGATCAACAAGGCGAGCGCACATTCACATTTATGGTGGTGCCAAGTGCCGATTTGTTCCTACAACCTGATGACTTACCTGAATTTAAACCTAAGCAATGGCTGCATCTGTGCTCCATCGCATTGAGCCAGGAACCCAGCCGTAGCACGGCATTTGAAGCCATGCGCCGCATCAAGGCAGATGGGGGTTGGGTCAGTTTTGATCCCAATATTCGGGCCGATATCTGGCGTGAACCACAAGAGCTACTCCCCTGCTTGCAGCAAGCTTTGCAGTTAGCTGATGTTGTAAAACTATCGCGCGAAGAGTTGGATTTTATCTGCCCTAATCAAGATATCGCCACGGCCATGGAGCACTTTATGGCGGATTATTGCTGTAAATTACTGCTGGTCACATTGGGGGCTGAAGGTGTTTGGGTGCATAACCGCCGAGAGGTGAAAAAATATGCCAGTTGGAAAATTACCCCAGTAGACACGACCGGGGCTGGAGATGCATTTGTTGCCGGGCTGCTCGCGGGATTATCGCAACAACCCGACTGGTATCAGAGCCGGGATTTAAGTGCGGTTATCAAGCAAGCACAAGCATGCGGCGCTCTAGCCACCACGGCTAAAGGGGCAATGACAGCCTTACCTAATGCACTGGAATTGTTACATTTTCTACAACGCGAACATTAA